Sequence from the Mytilus galloprovincialis chromosome 10, xbMytGall1.hap1.1, whole genome shotgun sequence genome:
tactgggccaaattattccaaactgGGCCACAATCACCACTGGGggatctagttttaaaaaatgtgtccgatgatcccACTAGCTaaccaacatggccgccatggccaaaatagagcataggggtaaaatgcagtttttggctaatatctctggaaataaagcatttagagcaaaattGACACttgtttaaccattttttcgaAATCgtagttatcttttagaaaaatcttcacctctgaaactactgggccaaattattccaaactgggccacaatcatcactgggggatctagttttaaaaaatgtgtccgatgatcccACTAGCTaaccaacatggccgccatggccaaaatagagcataggggtaaaatgcagtttttggctaatatctctggaaataaagcatttagagcaaaattGACACTTGGTAAAATGTTCATCCGGAAAAacctatctgtcctgaaattttcagactaaTCTGTCAAGCTTTGTtagattgctgcccctgaattattAGTTATAAGAATTTTGCAGtctttgttattatcttgaatattattatagatagagataaactgttaacatcTACatataagtcagcatgaccaaaatgatcaattgacccAATAAAGAGTAATTgctctttaaatttaaaaaaaaacattattgatgtttacagtttatctttatctctaataatattcaagatagtaaccaaaaattgcaaaatttcattaaaattaccaattcaggggcagcaacccaacaaagagTTGTCCGATTCTTCTGAAAATATCAGGACAGATACatcttgaccttataaacaattttacctcgtgtcagatttgctctaaatgctttggtttcaaagatattaGCCCAAATCTACATTTTAGCACTATGTtctagttttagccatggcggctatcttggtttgttggccgagtcatctgacacattcttttaaacaagtaacccaaatgatgattgtggctaaatTTGGTTATcttttggcaaagtagtttcagatgagatgctttttgtaaaagttaacaacgacgacggacgacgacgacgtatAACGATTGTTTATCCATAGACAAATTGATAGGAATGAACGAACTGATTTTTAAATAGTAAGAAATTAATAGAAGATAAAAATCCTTTTCAATTCGAGAGTCTTCCTTCAATTGCAATTTGCAAGTATGCATACTTGTTCTGACACATTTAAAGTCACGTTAACATCTGTTCATTAGAGGCAAgcgataaaacaaaatatcaggaatatgacagatctTTTTCAATTGGTTTGATGTGTATAAGCGTTTGATTTTgcaaatgatagggaattttcaGATTTGAGTTTTtcttggagttcgatattttgttattttacttttagtccAGATTTTCCAATTATTTCATTTGACAGGAGACAGAATGCAAAATGTATGTTTGTATTAATTTCAGAAACAAAATGGCACAAATATGACGGTCATTGTTACTATTACAGTTCCGAAAAAGCAGACTGGTTTACAGCTGAAACAAATAATTCGTTTGTTTTCATACCACATGTATGGTTAAGGTATCGTTCAAGTATCGAAAACAATCGATATcatcaaaatcataaaaacaaaGCAGTTTACACTtggttaaaataaacaatttgataTACATTTCAATGCATATAAGTTGTGTGACGCCTTAATTAATAATCATTTAACTAACAACATTTTTTCTTAAACAGAGAAAATGTAGAGAAATAGGAGGATATATTGTCAAAATtgatgacaaaaaggaaaacagcAACATTGAAGCATATAGAGCAAATAAAAGTGAGTATTATTTCTGGTGTCTTTTAAAAATTGGAAGCCTCTAAATTTCAGTTAATGCAACATAAAAATAACGTTAAGTCTAATCAATCAGCAAATGCAAATATATTAACGTTGCAGGAATATGCAAAATTTGTATTCGTATGAACTTTATAATATGGATAAATTATAAGTTGAAGACATCTCTATTAGTATATCATAGACACCATCATAACTTGGTTGgcctttatttgataaatatgttgtCATAACTTTAACGCACATGATCAATTTGTGGTAACCATTATTCTGTCCTCCGTAACTTGATTATAGTTTTCATTGAAAAGCAACttgtaatagttttttttttaattctattggGTGCAATACGCTGAAAGCAACATTATTGTTATACTCTCTCAGTTTTTGTCAGGGATCGTTTTCTCAGTCTTaagatatatatgttatttacatattttaaagacatttttaaaagtaatgcttatttgaaatatttttcatacCTTTTTTTGTGACAATTGATTTGCTAGGCCAaactttttgaaaatcaaaatccTATTACAAATACTGAAGAGCTGATAAAATCAAAAAGGACACAAAGGGAACCATTGCAATTGTATATGATGAAATGTTAGTAAACCTTATTTTAAGTTTAATACGATATAATGGAAAAATATCTATCATTAAGTATCCCGCCGGCCAGGAACCCACCAACTAAATAGAGTTAACTTGATCAAACTACGTCAAAGACTAGATATGTAGCGGAAAACAAATAAAACCTTGTTTCCAAAACCGTTTGCTCGGAAGACCGTCGCAGGAGCTATACTTTGGAAGTCTCAAACGAAtgttaatttattcaaaatacatgattaaatgtaaaatatatgaataAGAACTAAACATTCTGACATATCTTTAATAAGCAAGACGAAACTTCACACTACGACTGTTTGGTACAAAGTGAAGGCTATCCATATATTTTCCCGCTAATAAAAATATTAACGGCTATTTTTTTATGAAACGCGGGGAAATTTAATCTGCTGTATGTACTGTTATTATATAATTACTACTAGTGTGTCAATACCTCTCCTGGTGATATTTGATATTTGTGCATTTACCTCATCTGTTCCAATCAGAGGCTCATACAGGAAGggaaaattaataattatattatatttttttgtacgtCGCTAGACAATAAAACACAAAGATATGTCCTGTGCAAAGTGTATGTTTTTTGTCCGTAGTAACCTACTAAAATGCAAAACAAGTATGTatagttgtttataaaaaaaatagtttgcaaaCTTTAATAAACCTAGGTAGTCTAGATTAAGAGGGTACATCTGTAACTTAAAAGTTTTCATGTATTGTTTTATAACCGGGAAAACTAGTACAACAGTTAATTGGTAAGCAGTTAAAACATACTGGAAATGATTCATttttcatattaatataaaatggACGTAATTCACACATATTTTAATGTTCTTTTGTGTCGGTGGGTTGCGGATTCATTGACTCCATTTATCCCACATTTCTTTTACTCATATATGTTTAttgagaaaaacatttaaaaggcaGTCCGTATATATAAAGCATTAGTTGAAACGATCAAAGACTATACTTACTGTATTGTAATTGCCTTGCCCTGgattattttgtttacaatttaatGTTGTTTACTGCACAGAAATTTTAATGATGTTCACACAGAGATAACATACGCTGATAATGTTTTGTTGAGAGTACAATATGTCTAATCCTCATTGAAGAGCTGCGGGACAGTCATAGcagatatatttaatatttttagatGTGCTTCATTTTAACTTGCAGGCTTTTATTATTGGATTGGACTGATAGATCTTAAAGAAGGTGAATGGCGCTGGACGTATGACCAGATGGAAGCTGTGTTCACAGCATGGTGTCCGGGTTACGGCTCAAAGGGCACTAACAGTAATTGTGTGTTGTTACATGGTAGTAGAACAGACTGGTATGAATACGATTGTCATTACAAGACTTACTACATCTGTGAAAGCAATTTCTGTAAGATACGTTTAacaaatttgtcttttaaatgtaTTCAATAATCAATTGTACGTCCTAACTTTTAAGTATTACTTATGAATTGAATGCaactttttgtaacttcattggggtgtaaaggcgttgaccgaagtacattttgtatgaagcgcggccgcacttcattctaaaaatgtgcgcacggtcaacgcttttacaaccctatgaagttacaagaAGATGcattcaataaatatatttacattttttagctaggatcatgaaaacacgaattttatcattttttttaatttaattcacccgtgcactttattgtgggacctcgtgttattttgaatgataagttttattgtgtaatgcaattgcttaaggaattgCACGTGATGTGCAACTAGCCTATCAAAATAACGtaatataatgaaacatatatataatgtaGGTATTCATGCATGAGGCCTACACGTCATCGTGTAGATAATTGAAAAGaacttaaaaaacaaatatttcaaatttaagttaATCGTAGTTCAAGCAAGTGTCCTGCAGTTAATTCACCAAGCTGCTTTATGTcatatattgaaatgtaaaacaTAAGATGTCTGATTGTAACCGATGAGCTCGGGACAACTATTAACTGGATACTTATGACATAGATATGATGCTATATGTCACAAAAGTGCCTTCACCAATGAGATAATCCAATACCGTATAAGAAGCTATAGGCCCATCCATGACAAGATATTTaaacaatttgaacaaaaaaaaacccaacatgctgattaattcaaacaaaatacgAACAACAAAATTTAAGAATATATTACAAAAGACAATGTACCGATTCAAGATATATAAGGTAATTACTTAAAGCTAATTTAAAACCAACTTCttgttttgaatatgttttcTGAAGTTTTGtctaattcttttttaaattacatgtattcCATCCtgaaatcattaaaataaaaactacTAAATAAGACGTGTGTCTTATTCTACAAGTTAGAGGAGTTGAAGTGAGTATTCTCAGGCAAGTGAATATGTCCTAGTAATTGTCTATCGGTATCAGCATATCTGTAACCCGTCATGTTGCATTTCGTTATCATCGCCATTCATATACGGAATACACTCTGCCTATATCATACGTTGTCTTGCTGATATCATGCAACATCCCAATACTTATTGCACaactgaaagagaaaaaaaaaacggttaaCAAATCTAAATCCGACATAAACTTGTAAAAGGAAATAGATCTATTACAATGaacaaattttgtttaaaagtgaCTTGGTTCGGCAGTTTTCTCTGTGAAAAATAAGCAACGCATGCTTTTTTGTATGAACCTCTAATAGCTTACAATATGGATGTTTACCCTTAGTTGAACATGTAGAACTTCAAACCATATTTGGTTCGTATTATGTCAAATCTGTTTTTTGATAATGCCCGTATATATCTAGTTTTTGTACGATTCACTTTACTTTGAACTGCTAAATATGTTACTATGTTGTTTTACTTTTCAGGTTTTTAAACAATCCACTGAAGAGAAAACACTAGAACAAAGACAACTAAACAGGACACTGctataaatgtttaataaaatgagaataaaaaatatagtCTTCTCTTAACAGATCTTATTCAAATATATTCATTTCAATATCAAACACAACGggaatgttttgttatttttctatggttttaaatatattatgtttgACACATGTTATGTGTTGGTCTACTAGATCTCGAGACTGCATAACATCCATATAAGCAGATGTAGCACTTTAATTTGACTGCTTAATTTCAGGAATTTCGTTATTGTCTTGAATACAGCATAGCTTTTTATAAAGGAAGTTGTAATTGATAAAATTCTTTCAAGTGTGTCTGTTTTAAAGAAGTAAAAACTTTTCTAGATAAGGGACGCATCAGAACATGATATATCGTGTACAACCTTCGTCATGtctattgattaaaaaaaaccaatatggtgAATTCTTTGACTTCTTTGTCATTTGTGAATACTTCCCCCATCAGCCGTAAAATCACGTCTCGTCTTTTGCTGGTTGTTGTTGCTGTTGTAATGATATCAATAATAGCATATGCTGCTTTTGAAGGTTTTCCATGAAATAGATGAATGTCGGCTTAAGATGTAAGTCGTTGAACCCTCTGAAACCAAACTACATTGGTGGTATGACTTGCACTTTTTACGATCAGACATAACCAAATCATGGAATGAAAGTTTGTCCTTCAATAGTCCATGTCAATAAGGTAATTTAAATTAGTTTATAACGCTAATCCTTAATTACAAAATGCAATTAATAAGCTTACAATATAATTGTATTCAAGTATATTCTTATATCAAGTACTAAGAATATAACGACTAGTGGGGTAGCATTTGCTCACTGTTCAGGAACACCTAAAGAAAACTTCAATGTTTGGTTAGATTCGtgatgctcagtctttagttttaatGAAGTGTTTTGTATATATGCTTGTATTTTCTTTCTATTTCGTTGTAAGTTTTTTCTTCGAATTGTGAGTTTTGTatcatttacatttatttttgttcagTTTTAAACGAAGCCAATCAATAAGCAACGGCAACATTATACAAAGATGAGGAATAACATTTTAAAGAATAACAAACACGACAGAATAATTGTAGAATAacacaaaataattttaattttggatgtaaaacGTCTtgtgattggctgacgttgttctGTTTATCAGCTtgtaaacataattttgtcatgtgaccgtgatgtcatcaacgttttttcatagtttaaaatggaatttagaattcaattataaataatgactgtaatattgtttccgtttattcgaaataacataaaaaaatgtggtgcactcttcttcatttttagccatggcgttgtcagttcattgtcgatttatgagtttggctgtccctctggtatctttcggcccTCTTCTTTAAAAGAACCCGAGTCAGTGTGCGCCacatcatatacaaaaaaatattacagtcatttatTAAATGAAACAATTGGACCCAAAATTAACTACTGACAGAGATTCAGAATAAGGACTAATATTTGTACATGTAGAAAGGAATATCAGGATTGCGATATTTCATTATATCTTATCCTGGTGACTTAATCTTCACCAAAACAATAGCAATATCAGAGTAAAAAAAATAGAAGTAGGCGAAAGgttaatgtaaaatgaaaaagataaacggAAAAATTACATTCCACAAAACAATACATTAATAACTTTATTCCTGAACAACATGAATTTACAAAATATCTGATAACAATATGTGCTTTGTAATTCCTGTTTCACGAGTGAGAGCTCTGTATCAGTACTGTACAGTAGGCACGCAATGTTCTATTATAAAGGGGGAATGatgttcataaaattgagaatggaaatggggaatgtgtcaaagagacaacaacccgaccaaataaaaaacaacagcagagggtcaccaacaggtcttcaatgtagcgagaaattcccgcacccggaggagtccttcagctggcccctaaacaaatatatactagtccagtgataatgaacgccatactaatttccaaattgtacacaagaaactaaaattaaaataatacaagactaacaaaggccagaggctcctgacttgggacaggcgcaaaaatgcggcggggttaaacatgtttgtgagatctcaaccctcccctatacctctaaccccTTAATCCAATCAGTTTAACCATAAGTACAAATCATCTCGTCATAGATAACAGGATATTTCTGAACTCTACATTATCTACAAATGGGATATTTTGTCCTGAAAACTAGTTGCATAAGTTTAGATGATAGTATGACAATGCAAGTCTTATTTTGGTAGAAGTCATAAACGATGGATGGATGACGGGACCCGTAAGGGTGAATTACATAATCAAAATAAATGTGCAGACGTTTAATTTCGTTAAATTCAATGTCTCATATACTGTTTTTATATCTCCTAATGTAACAAGTTTAGTGTGTTTGCATACAATTTGACCTGTCTAATAATTATTAATTGCTTATTATCAGTTATACAAAAATACACTTGTTttcaatgttctaagaaaatagttgaatcaactttattgatttataatatctttatttcataAACGTCTACATGTGGAGTGCCTGCACCaggtcaagaatatgacagctgtaatctatcgtttgatgtgtttgagtttttgctTTTGCCATATACAAAGGGCATTCCGTTTTGGATTTCCTTTgcaattcggtatttttgttgttttattttctggaaGAGATAATTTCtgttcatatttgaaaaataaaaatgaaactaTAAATGAGTGGTGAAAGATATCAAATggccattcaaactcataagtcgaaaacaaaattgagagttgtctccttggcaatcataccacatcttctttttttatacgtaTGTCAAAAAAAGAGACAAACAACAAGAcacaaaaataacacagaaaactCAAGACTAAGTTACGCGAACCCCACAGAAAACACATATGGCTTCTTTGGCCTTGCTCACGAAAGTAATAACCCGATGATAATTCTAACgcgattaaaataacaaatacgATATAATTATTAGAGACTAACaccatttttttataaaaataacagtttatcaataaaaaataaaaaatacattaataTATTGCCAAATTGTTATTTCAGCTCTAACAAGTATAATCGAACGAcatcatttaaaaagtaaaataacaaaaaataccgaactctgagggAAATTCAAAATCAAGTCtacaatcaaattgaaaaaataaacgctcaaacacatcaaccaaatggataacaattgtgaTTATCCTAACTTGGTAAAGGCATGTTTAAGTAGAACATTTGGGTTGAActgggtttatagctagctataactCTCACGAcattcttataaaataaaattacattgcCAACGAGGTGTGAAATAAAAatccaaacagacataatagaaaaaatagtgaaaaataggggtacagcaagttataatctcaatcactataatgtaacaaagaaacacaataaggtatatatacaaagcacattaccaaaaatgaaagacacgattacaaaagtttaccctgtcacaaaacaaaaaatgaccggatgttataaaatataaagatgtaGTTAGCGTAATTTCACGATTTAAGATAATGTAGTTATGTTGGTAAATTCATTGAAGGTTCCGTTATTTAGTATTGTTTTTTCTATACCTTGTTGCTTATAGTTGTTATCTTTGTCCTCTTATCAGCAGTCTTTTGAGAATCCAGATTTTCCATAGCAGCTGGTGGAGTTTTTACCCGGTCGACGTGTGCTTTCTTGGGTTGTTTCTTTTCCCTACAAATCATTCCTCTGAGACTTTCTCTAAACTGCTTAGACATTATGATGTATACCCAAATATTGAGGAGATAACTTAAGGTCAAGGACATATTACAGAACTTAATTCCGTCACCCGTCTTCAGCCATATTTGAACCTTTggataaaatgaaataaagaagaaGAGTATTGAAGACGGCAACTCTCCAAGGACATATGATAACATGATAAGGATAAGCATTGTGGTGGTTCTCACTTTATTCTTTTGTTCTGAGGACCGACCAGCTCCTATCTTCTTACGATTCACGGTGACGGCACATATTATCATACAAATTATGATTATTGCCTGTGGTGCGAAGATTGTGAGAAAGCGAAGGATGTTATCCACGTTCAGATATTTCAGAAAGGCATCATCACTTAAAATAAAATCTGTGTCACACAAATATGATGTTTGATTTGTCAAAACTTTCAATTCACCCAATTCCGAAATGAAAATGCGTGGACAGATGACAAGGACTACTGCTATGATTGACACTAATCCGCATAAAAGTGTCGACTTCATTCTGCAATAACGTGGTCCAGCAAACTGAAAGACACATATGACACAGCGCTGCACCGCCAGGAATGTTGTGGTATATGACGATAGAACGTGAAATACCCTCGCAAAGTTAAAAGTCACAAACGCTAAATAGCAATCGTTGCTGTATGACAAAACCACGAAAAAATATCCAACAATGGACCATAACGTACTGAAAAGCATTGTCAAGGTGTCGTAAAAAGCAATCATGGACAGTAGAACCGTTATA
This genomic interval carries:
- the LOC143049414 gene encoding perlucin-like protein isoform X2, whose translation is MAERNCREIGGYIVKIDDKEENSNIAANRANSGFYYWIGLIDLKEGEWRWTYDQMEAVFTAWCPGYGSKGTNSNCVLLHGSRTDWFLNNPLKRKH
- the LOC143049414 gene encoding perlucin-like protein isoform X1; its protein translation is MAERNCREIGGYIVKIDDKEENSNIAANRANSGFYYWIGLIDLKEGEWRWTYDQMEAVFTAWCPGYGSKGTNSNCVLLHGSRTDWYEYDCHYKTYYICESNFCF